The Acidobacteriota bacterium genome includes the window CCTGGTTCCGAACTTGATTACCATTGCCTGCCGTTGCTGGTTTCCTGCTGCAAAAAACATTCCGCGGTGATCTTGTCTCTGGCATTGACAACGCTCACCAGCGGCCGGGCTCCTCCGTGAGAGCAGCGCGCGGATCGCTTACCCGCCCGCTTATCCCCCAAGAGTGAAATTCACATCAATGGACGTAATGACTTCCACTGGCACGCCATTGAGCATGGTCGGACGATAGCGCCAGTTGCGAACCGCATCCAAGGCCGATTGAATCAACAGCGGATGGCCGCTGACGACCTGCAACTCCTGGATGGTGCCGTCCTTGCCGATCACGCCTTCCAGCTTCACCGAGCCTTGAATGCGGGCCTGACGAGCCAAGGGAGGATAAACCGGGTTGGATTTATTGACCAACTGCGGAGGCTGCACTTGTCCGCCCACGCGAACCCGTTCCGGCGGCGGGGGCGGGGGGGGCGGCGGCGGCGCGGCGGCTCCACCAATCATGCCCAGAATGTCTGTCCCAGAGCCATAAAAACCGCTGGCAATGCCGCCTTCCACGCCAGCCATTTGATCCTGCGGTGGCAGCGGATCTTCCTTGACGATCGCCACTTGCTTGGGGATGGCAATGGGCTGCACAAACTCTTGCCGCCGCATGAGACGCGCCACGACTTTAATGGTTGCCGCAGTGGGCGGAGGAGGCGGCGGCGGGGGCGGCGGGGGCGGCGCCATCAGGAATGACATCACCTGCATCCGGGGTAGCGCCTCGTTGTAAATCAATGGGATGAGCACCAGGACAGCGACGATAGTCGTCTCCATAATAAAGGAGATCACTAGCGAGGCAGGCTTCTTTTTATTAGTCTTGATCGCTAAGTCGAGGAGCGATTGTTCAAACATTTCTCACAACTCCTAAATTATCTCCTGCCACCGGCAACCAAACGGCGCGATCCGTTCGAGCCAGGTACAGGGAATCGCTGGAATGCAGACAACAAGCTCTATAATTCTCTTACGTCCGAAGCCGGGGGAGAATGCAACCGCCGCCAGCTAATTCAAGGAGCCGTTGCTCCCCACTACAACTTACACATCCCTACAGAAGGGTCCGAGCATAAACTACTTTTTCGCCAGTGGCAAGAAAAATAACACATCGTCCGGAAAAATAATTTTTGCCCAACGCAACGGCGCTCAGGCCTTTGCCCCAGCGCCAATCTTCGCACGCTTCCCCGCGCCTCTTACCCGCTCGGCAGCCATTCCGCCGCGTCCACCGCTGACTCGAACATAATCCAGCCAACTCACCACAAAGGGAGCCGCCACTGAGAACGACGAATAGGTGCCCACCAAAATTCCCACGACCAGAGTGAAGGCGAATCCGCGCAGCACATCTCCGCCGAACAAGTAGAGGGAGAGCACGGAGAGGAACGTCAATCCGCTGGTAAGGATGGTGCGGCTCATAGTCTGATTGATGCTGCGGTTGGCCATGGGGGCCAAGGGCTCTCGGCGATTCAGTCGGAGATTCTCGCGAATGCGGTCAAAGATGACGATGGTATCGTTCACCGAGTATCCCACCAGAGTTAATAGCGCGGCGATCACGGTGAGCGAAATTTCGTAATCAAATATCGACAGGAACCCGATGGCGATAATCACATCATGGAAAGTCGCGAGCACCGCTGCCACGCCGTAGACCAACTCGAAGCGGAAAGCGATGTAAACGAGCATCGCGAGCAGGCCCAGCAGCGTGGCGTTCAACGCCTGCATCCGTAGCGCCGCACCGACTTTGGGTCCGACGATCTCCACGTTGCGCACCGCGTAAGGCTCCACCTGGAATTCCTGCTCCAAGGCATCGATAACTGCCTCTGATGCTCCCTCAACGCCTCGCAAATCGCCGACAGCGGCAATCATGCCATTGCGTGGCGGGGCGTCGCGAAACGCCACGATTCTCTGTGCCAGACCAGCCGACTGCGCTGTAATCTGTTCCGGAGTCGCGCCCCCGACGGCCAACGCGGGCGACTGCGCCAGCACTTGGGCAATCGAATTAGTGCCAATCTCGTTGAAGTTGGACTTGCTTCCAGTAACATTAAATTCTTGCTGCAACGCTTTCACAATAGCCTGGCGTCCCGCATCCAACTGGTTGTCTGTAGCCTGCATGTCCAGTGAGACCAGCAGTTCGTTGTCAGCTACTTCGCCAATCTGCTGCAGCGTGGGCTCACCGAGCCCCTGCGCCACCAGGACATCACGCAGCCGGTTCAGCGGCGGTGCATCTTTGAACTTAAGGGATACCTGGGTGCCGCCGCGGAAGTCGATCCCGTAGCGCGGCCCGCCCTTAATCACCAGCGAGACGATTCCGGCAAGGCTGATCAAAATGGAGCCTGTTACAAAGATCCATTTCTTGCTGATCCAGTCAATTTGTAAGTTCTTGAATAATTCCATTGGTAACTTTGTAACTCCAGGCGGCCGGCCCGCCTATCTTCTCAATTTACTTTGACACTAGCGAGAGAACTTTGTTCCCTTTTGATTCCATGCGTGCATGCATCCGCGCAGTTTGCCAAAATCAGATGCTCAGAGTGGCATTGCGACCGGAGCGGGACACCACATAATCAAACAGCACGCGCGACACAAAAACACCGCTGAACAAGTTCGCTCCCAAACCCAGTGTCAGCGTAACGGCGAATCCCTTGACGGGTCCCGAGCCGAACAAGAACAGGAAAAATGCCGCAATAATGGTAGTGGCGTGCGTGTCCACAATCGTAATCCAGGCCTTGCTGAAACCTGTCTGCAGAGCCGACACAGCGGTCTTGCCCTCGCGCAACTCTTCCCGAATGCGCTCGAAGACCAACACGTTGGTGTCCACAGCCATGCCGATGGTCAGAATAATTCCCGCGATGCCGGGCAGCGTCAGCGTGGCATGGATGTAACCCATGGCGGCCATCAGCAGCACCAGGTTAATGAACAGCGCGACCACCGCATTCACCCCGGAAACCTTATAGTAGAACAGCATGAATACGGTGATGGCCAGAAAGCCCACCAGCGAAGCCACGACGCCAGCTCGAATGGAGTCGGCTCCCAGCGAGGGACCCACCGTGCGCTCTTCCAGATATTCCATGGAGGCCGGCAATGCGCCGGCGCGCAGCACCAAAGCCAGATCGTTCGCGCGCTGCTGCGTAAAGCGGCCCGTGATGCGTCCCGAGTCGGAGATGCGGGC containing:
- a CDS encoding energy transducer TonB, coding for MFEQSLLDLAIKTNKKKPASLVISFIMETTIVAVLVLIPLIYNEALPRMQVMSFLMAPPPPPPPPPPPPTAATIKVVARLMRRQEFVQPIAIPKQVAIVKEDPLPPQDQMAGVEGGIASGFYGSGTDILGMIGGAAAPPPPPPPPPPERVRVGGQVQPPQLVNKSNPVYPPLARQARIQGSVKLEGVIGKDGTIQELQVVSGHPLLIQSALDAVRNWRYRPTMLNGVPVEVITSIDVNFTLGG
- the secF gene encoding protein translocase subunit SecF — translated: MELFKNLQIDWISKKWIFVTGSILISLAGIVSLVIKGGPRYGIDFRGGTQVSLKFKDAPPLNRLRDVLVAQGLGEPTLQQIGEVADNELLVSLDMQATDNQLDAGRQAIVKALQQEFNVTGSKSNFNEIGTNSIAQVLAQSPALAVGGATPEQITAQSAGLAQRIVAFRDAPPRNGMIAAVGDLRGVEGASEAVIDALEQEFQVEPYAVRNVEIVGPKVGAALRMQALNATLLGLLAMLVYIAFRFELVYGVAAVLATFHDVIIAIGFLSIFDYEISLTVIAALLTLVGYSVNDTIVIFDRIRENLRLNRREPLAPMANRSINQTMSRTILTSGLTFLSVLSLYLFGGDVLRGFAFTLVVGILVGTYSSFSVAAPFVVSWLDYVRVSGGRGGMAAERVRGAGKRAKIGAGAKA